The following nucleotide sequence is from Strigops habroptila isolate Jane chromosome Z, bStrHab1.2.pri, whole genome shotgun sequence.
GGCCCATACTGAACATGTatgctttttccccccatttccccccccccttacATGCACAGAATACTTGCGTTTTGTaataaacaaaataaggaatttctttgaaaatgaaacgTGGGTTTTTATAAGACAAGACCTTAAGTTCTTTCTCTACCAAGTTGGTATTGAGGCATAAGCGAGCAGATAGAGGAGAACTTACAGTTTGTTAAAATGTGTTTAGGCTACATGAAAATAGGGAGGCAGTAGGGAAAGCCCTATAACTGCTAGTACAGTATTGAAGTACTTGAACAGATTGCATCTGTTCTCGGGTGCTGTGAAGCTTTCTTCCCTCGTCGATTTTAGTAATTTGtgtatacataaaaataaactgcttgATTATTGGAGTAACTTTTTGAGCAATCTTTGTCTTAGGGTGGATAAGACTTTCTGTATAACTGAGACTCGAACTATGATGTAGCCAAGCAGATGTGAACATAAGTTAGAAACTGGAATAGAATGAAAAATCTAATTCTGGAATCAACCAGTGTCGTTAATCACCTGGATCTCCTGACTGCACCACTGTAGGTACCAGGGACTGCAGAGAACGCTCGCTCATGTGTCCGAGCCTATTTTTCTGATCTTCATGAAACCCTTTGTCGTCAGGAAGAAATGGCTCTTAGTGTTGTTGACGCTCATGTGAGAGAGAAGTTGATTTGGCTAAGGCAACAGCAAGAAGACATGACCATCCTCTTGTCGCAGGTTTCAACAGCTTGCCTTCATTGTGAAAAGACTTTACAACAGGTGGGTTGGCTGTCCACAACTGAGCTGTAACATATGGCAAGATATGTGAAACTTCAAATTAAGTTTAGGTTACAAACAGAAAGGTTAGATGGtactctgcatttttatttcctttacagtGTTAAAACAATAATGATGTAACATGAGATTGAAGTATTCATTCCAAGGGGGTGTTAGACAACGATAATAGCTACAAAACCACTGAATTCTCCAGTTGCTGGAAGTCATGCTGTGGCATGATTCTCTTCTCTGGAGTAATTTCTGGTTATTTGTGAGGTTactgggaaggagagagaaaactaaagaaaaaaacccctacaagATTTTTGAGAAGTATTTTATAGTTGCAATTACCAACATAGGTGTTTGAAGGTAGCTGTCATACAAGGCTGGTAGGAAAAATTGGTTTAGGACTAAATAATTTTCCATAGCAGTTTTAACACAAGTAATTCAAAATCTTAAACCTGTTTAAGAAGGTGGCTATATGAAAATATCTGGTTGGTCCATTATTTACTTCTATTAGTGCATAGAAGTATATAGCAAGAAGTAAATACTATGTGTAGCAAACTGAGTGTGAGAAATAACTTCATTAATGTGTTattgatacttttttttgtttgtttagagCTGTTGTCTGGTTTCTTAGTCGGATGTACTTTTAACTATGCAAGTGTTCCCATCATTAATGGATGGCTATTAATCTTTCTGAGCTGTGTTGCTGAATACTGTAAAACAGCTGCTCTATTCCAGCTGTTGGAATGATATATGAATATAGTATGATACATAATATATCATATTAGAATGTATAGAATATGTATAGAATGATATATGAATATAGAATGAtacataaatattctttttatatatCTTACTGCATcttataatgtatatttttacaGGAATAAGAGGGGCCAAAGAAAGTTTTTTAAGACTGCGGAACTATTTAATATCTGTTAGTATTAGGGAAGAACAACAAGGCCTTCACATTTTTATTGAAGTTTTAAATAGCTATTCTGTAAATGTGAGTTTTTAACTAGAGTACTTATATTTAAAACGCTTTATTTCTAGCTGTCATATTTACATTGTGTTTGGTTATTCTAAGTAAGTTACTACAGGAAAgatatgcttttgttttctttgtctgtttAGGATGACTGCAGAGTAGTGTTGGCCAAACAAGAAATTACAAGATTGCTAGAGACcttacagaaacagcagcagcagtttacAGAACTTGCAGATCACATACAGCTGGATGCTAGCATACCTGTCACTTTTACAAAGGTATTCTTAATCTCGTGAAAGGACAGCTATTCACTTATTGAAGTCccaaatgtaatttaaaagaaaacaggaataataTATGTTCATTATGATGCTATATTTGTTGCAGCTAATTTAAGCAGTTAAGTATCAGTTTGAGCCACAGCGTCTTATCACATGATGAATGCCATCTGGTATTTGAGCAACAAAACCATTGCACTGTTAAAATTAGTGTGAGGAACATTTTTTCGACTACATCAGTAGCTTTGAACGTtagctgctttcttttaaatatgtaagATAGTGAATTCTGGAAAcacttttctttggaaacatcCCTCATTGGTCATACATTTAACTCAGAGCAGGAATCTACTCTtgtttttccatgcatttttggcttttttgtgaGGACAACATAACTTCTGcaatgtttattattttagttCCTGAAAACTGTACacctatttttaaatgcaataatGCTATTATGACTTTTGGTTtgtagtattaaaaataatgtatttctttcaatttGTTAACTTTTAATTTGGCTTACAGTTGCTATTCACTGATAGCTTAGACACAGTGCATCTaagttcagggtttttttgttgttcctttAGTATCACTTAAATACTCCCCCTTCTTTGAAAGGGATGAAATTATTTGGAGTTCGATAATGGTGATACCTTTCATGTACGAGAGTAAATAAGTTTGAAACTCTAAAGAGCAAGAAATACTTTATGTAGGGGTTTTTGGTTCTGCATGGGTGAAAGAAGAATAGGATCTATTGTTGCTGAGTGCAACTGAGGATTTAACTGTTGCTGTTGAAGCTTTTGCTATAAGGAAATGTGTGCTTCCATGGGGATTCTATCCCAGTCCTTGTTGATGTCAGAAATGCAATTTCTTCCAGATAATTTGTTTTACGTATTTGAATTTCCATGTAATAACTGCTTTGTCAGATTAATAAATGCAAGATTCTCACTTGTGCTCCTCCCTTTCCTACTCAGCAGAGATGAGAGTTAGTAGGGTCAGGAAGACCTCTTCTGCAAGCCCCCATTGTTCCATGAATGACGCAGCATTCACATTTCAAGGATGATGAATCACATTCTGTGTATTCAGAGTTGATTGATGCCTCCGTCTTAGAGGGCTAAGCTAGAGAGGCGTTTTGGAtgtcaggttttgcttttaggAACTGTTAATCTGAGTCAGAAAATTCAGATTGCAAATTTCTGAGCATTTGGAAAGAGAATTGTTGCAGCCAGCTAAGCTGTAATAGGAGATTTGAAATAGGTCATGGCTTGGGGGACCCAGAAGTCTTTAGTGTGTCTCTACACATCagctttctttagaaagaaatggGGCTTCTATTGAATTTTCTCCTGTGACAGATTGGTATTTTTATGAAATCTCCTGAAGCCTAGATTTTGAATTTCAAAGGTGCCAAAGCAAATGTCATTTTTCACAAGAATAGCAACAGCCATGAAAAagtaaagtgaaaataattacttcagTATCTTACTTTTTGTGTTTCCTCATTTCTGACAAATTTTAAACTCTCATTCTACAcaatggttttgggtttttttgaataCTGTTGTGCTGGCGGCTGCTGTTGTGACCTGTAGTGAGGCTTATACCTAAAAGGCCTGTGCCTGGCAACAGATTTCAGACAGCAATGAAATCTTTAGATCAAAAACTGTAAACTATTATTATATCACTGTAAAGGTCAGTCTTGAAGCTGAAGGCTGCATCcattctaaaattaaaaaagcgTTTCAAACAGTACCAGATCAGAGGGACTTTCCATGTGCAGCAAAGGTTGTGGAGATTTAAGGAGGGGAGGGACAAATCCTTTTCACTGTTGAAAGTGAGTAGGTTTTaccaaatttttttgtttcactgatgACACGAACAACATGGATAGTGCTGTTTCTTCCTCCTAACCCATGAAGGGAAATGCCATATATAAGGCTCTGAATGAAGGATTTGGAGAATTCCAAGACAAGATGCTAGATATTTTCTAAGAAATATGTTAGTATGTAATCATTTCTATCTCAGATGTTGTTAATGTCTGGATTTTGCAAGAATAATCTATTGTCACATAGTTCTTATGATGGAAACTCTGGTATTTCATCAAGGTAGCATTTCTAAGTACTTCAAAATATGTTTCAGGGATAAACAGTAATCTTAGCAtatgttgtttattttacaatttaCAGCTTGATGCTTTGTATTAGAAATACAGCTTGATCACATTGTTAGTGTTGGCTCATTCAATACTCGCAATAGCTTGGTCTAAACTACATATAGGAAGTTGATTCTCTTTTCTTGCATCCAAGTAAgacttggggttttgtttgtttgtttgtttgtttttcttcactatttCCAATTACTGGTTAATGCTAATAATGTTGCTATTGTAATGTAGTAAAGAATTGGAAGTGGCTTGAGGTGAAGAGGCATAACAAAGTGTAGTGGAAAAGCTACAAAACCAACAGAGTTCTCCAGTCAGAGAATTCTAATTGCTACAGATAGCTCCTCATGTGGTTTGAGccaaaaaagatgaaagaatttGAAATTCTCAAGTACAGACATACTAGCATGAGAGAGGCTGTCTTTCTAAAAGGCATGTGACAACTCAGGCAGAAGTTACAGATTCGCTACAGAGATTACTGGATCTTTTAGTTTATATTATTGCTGGAGGTGATGGGTGATCGTGGCTTCTGTTTTTGAAATCCATCCATTTAATCACTTtataaatagaatcatagaatcgactAGGTTGGAAAATAGTGACAAAATAAGTATCTTAAGCATAAGGGGTTGTCTAAGTTGAGTTGGCTAAACTTGCTCTTGTTTTGTGTATGCTGTTTCCTCCAGGACAACAGGGTACATATTGGACCAAAAATGGAAATTCGGGTTGTAACTCTAGGATTAGATGGAGCTGGCAAAACAACTATTTTGTTTAAGTTAAAGCAAGATGAATTCATGCAGCCAATTCCAACAATAGGTTAGTAGTAacaatttaaatgtaattatttttctgaatgtttgaCTTATCTGTagaatttgattattttatattcatgCAGAATGAGACTGTAAaacttcaacatttttattctaGGTTTTAATGTTGAAACAGTAGAATACAAGAATTTGAAGTTTACTATTTGGGATGTAGGAGGGAAACACAAATTGAGGCCATTGTGGAAACATTATTATCTCAATACACAAGGTGAGACTTAAtagaacttttaaaatgtattttgtcttcTAGCTCGTATTTCAGAGCCAAAAAGATtagtaatagaaataatttataacTGTAGAAAATTGTTCATCTAATGCAAAGTACATCTGCTAGATTCATGTGCTAAAAAATTTTAATCCAGTTGGTCATAGAGTCTGCTGCATGATAAAGGCGCATTCTCCATAAATCCATCAGACGGTTCATGGAGCCAAACAAAATTAGAATCTTTGTTAAACTGGTTTTAGCTGACAACAGACAAGCTGCAGTGTTCCAAAGTTTGCATAGTGAGAAGTAGTACTTGCCAGGTGTGAAATTTGTTTAGcactcaaaatgaaaatactcaGCCTTTAGGAGCCTCTAGTTAgcaacttaaaaaaatctacGAAGTTCTGTAACTTCTGATTTGGTATTGCAGTGTAATATCTCATCATAGCCTAAATTACAGATTCTGAAAACACTGATGTGAATGGTGCCAACTTAGAAATTCATGCTGTCCTTCTGTGAATCCTGCATAGTTGTCTTCTAATTTAGAAAAGGATGGCTTTTCATCAGTTCATTCAGAATTATCTGAAATACTTAGGAATGACAAACATCCGTTTATGTGCACCACTTCATGCATTATTTCAGCCTTCATTGCaaactttaacattttaaatggttcACCTTTTGAAAcgtttaaaaattgtattttgggATTAATGTGTCCTCTTAAAACTACTGTGTAAGTGTCAGTAGCGTGGAATCATGTCTGCCATGAGCAATAGTATGTTGGAGAGAAATCCAGGCAGTTAACCTGGTGCATACCTCCAGAAagctttgtttagttttggtgTTGGGGACTTTTTTGTTGCAAAAAACCACGAGTTTAAATTCTGTCCTCTAGCTCTTGCCTCCCTGACTTTCCAGTCTTTCTGGCATCTTGGTCCCTCTCTGTAGAGAATAGTAAAATCTACTGCTGCTGTGTTGGTTCCATAGCAATCTTCTCTGGATTGTGTAGTCAGTAGCTGAAGGAAGCTGTGCTATTTGGCTGAATCTGTAAATTTTACAGCTGGTTAATGGAAACTGTAACAGTCGTGTGGGAGTTAAGTATAAATGGATGAAGAAATGGTTTAAACTGAGATACTCAATCCACACATAGTAAATCTGGTTTTAGACCTAAGTAGTTAAAATATCACAACCTTTATGCTAGACTAGgcaaaaaactttttttcctagttttagGATGAAGTCTAGGTTTTTGTCAAAGGTATAGAGGTATGTAAGACATTTCTCGGTCCTCCTGGATTTGAAATTGCAGTTGTGTTCTTATGAGGAACTTCACggagaattaaaaatgaaaaaataattttataagtTGAAAGCTAATTTTACAGAGTTTATATTTGAATGTGTGTaaaagttttctctctttcatagCGGTGGTGTTTGTTGTTGATAGCAGTCACAGAGACAGAGTCAGTGAAGCACACAGTGAACTTGCAAAATTGTTAACAGAGAAGGAATTGCGGGATGCTTTGCTCTTGATCTTTGCTAATAAACAGGtacttgtgattttttttcactctgttactcttttcctcagtttctgtATCAAATTCCACTTTATGAACCCTATGCTATGGGTAGGGAATGGTATTGGGGAAAGCATAAAACACATGTTTTCCTTAACACTGGTAAAACAAGTGATGCTAGGGTGCTTAGTAGATTCAACagccattttttgttttatggtaGCAAGTAGTAAATGCATAACTGTTTGATTTGGCTTTTGTGTTTGGAAAGTTTTTATATGCTCTCTAGCTTCTCTCTAAGCCATcggttaaaaataaaatgcttcaaaCGTAATACAGAAGAATTATTTGTATCTGATTCTGTTGCAGGATGTAGCAGGTGCGCTTTCAGTGGAAGAAATCACAGAGCTGCTCAGTCTCCACAAACTCTGCTGTGGCCATAGCTGGTATATTCAGGGTTGTGATGCCCAAAGTGGTACAGGACTTTATGAGGGACTGGACTGGCTTTCAAGGCAGTTAGTGGCTGCTGGTGTCCTGGATGTGGCTTAATTTTACAGCAGCTGCAATTTaaggttgtggttttgttttgtttgcacgGTTTAGGATGTTATAGCCAGGTCTGCTGTCTGAAGAGGGGATCTTATTTAACTTTGTggttacagaaaaaatacaaacctttATCCAATACTGGATAATTGGTTCATTAAATATGTGCCATTACAGTGGTTTTGAAACATgatacatttataaataatgGAGTCGACTGGTTACAAGGGTGCCTTCAAATTTTGCTTTGGTGAAACTGGGTTGTTTAACTTAAAATTATTCCCTGATAAAATATGCATTGGCATTCATCTAATAATTATAACAAAGTTACAGTACTTAATTGGTGTCAGAAAAATTTTAAGAGGTTTAGAAACACTTCCCAGGAAACTATTCCAAAATCCATCTCAAGATATTAGAATAGCCAGCTCTGTCTATTAGTCTGAAATAAATGGTGCTACTCTTTAATATATAAGGAATGCATTTGTCTAAAGGTGGCATTGAAAATCACAGGGAAATACACTACAAAAAGCAAATGTCTTCCCCCTTATTTCATAGCTTCACCATTTGTTACTGGAAGGAAGCATAACAGGGCAAAGTAACCTACACATGGGGAACAGTGTTGCAGGGCGATGGGGCTGTGGCTCTATTTAGCTACTAGTTTTCTAGTTGAGGGAGAGgggttgtgtggggtttttggttaATTGTACACATGCTAAATTATTTATGGACAGATCATAGTGATATTGAGGTGAAAGTGTTTTGTACATGCTTGAGGACATAATCTGCTTTTAGAGATAAGCTTGCTCCTCAAGAAgtcaagttaaaaaaacccccaaacttctCAAAGTAGTAGTGTGGTGTAATGTCAATCCAGCTATGTACTGTTACATAGAAGTTACGCTTCCAGACTAAGGTAGTGGccttaaaatatgaaataacaCAATGTGAAAGCAGTATCCGCTACTTGAAACTCTCACTTAGAAGAGCAGATGCTAAAATGTGATATAAACCTTCCATAATTAGATTTTCAGTTCTTACTGTGTCTTCTACATGGAACTGTCACCAATGCCTCTATTTTCAAGGATTACTCATTCACAAACCCATAAAATATGAGTGTCGCACTGTTTAGGGAAGGTTGCAATGACTAGGTGATGagtctctctttttctgctgcGCGTGCAACTCTGCTAACAGTTCTATCTGTCTGATATGTGCACCAGTATCTTCTGCCCTCCTTTTTATACACAGCCATCACCAATTGAAGATGCCATGCCATGGACCTCTTCATGTTGCAGGAGGAGCTACAAAGAGCATGGCCAATAGATCAAAACCATGTATCATCACTTGTTACTGGAGTAGAGGTGAATTGGGAGAACCACACAGTGGAAGTGTTGTTTCCTAGATGGGGGTAGGTATTTTGCCACATTGAAAAGCATGTGTTTACCTGTGAGTGCTCTGAACCTCACCAGGCAAAAATGTATCCCATTATCTGTGGCTATGGCTTTTGTTGTAATATCAATTTTACGTTTTCCCACTATATACCTTAGGTAAAGCCAAGAATGTATGAACAAATAATTTAGTACATTTGCACTTCTTTTCAAGACAAAGCGATTAAGATAACTACTTCCTCAAAATGACACTTTTATTTGTAGTTTTATCTTGTTTCTTAAATGGCATGCAAATGGTTCAGCAAGTGTAATGACTTGAATAGTAGTTGGAAGAACACTAAGCTTTACAAGTAAATGTTTGAGAAATGAGCTTCAATGCCTACATATGTATGTAGGTACCGAGAAGGGGTATTCACTCTTCCTTCAGACCACCTTATGAATTTGGAAAGTTTAGAGAGAAGTGAAAGGTGTTTTTTCTTGCACCAAATGAACTAAAAATTGTTGATGCTTCTGAGCCTGTAACTTCTTGCACAACAGGCAGTTGGCTGCTCTGACGTGTCTGCTTAGACTGTACTGAAAGCAGATGCAGACCTAGGTAGGGCTGACTGTCCCctcacagcttttttttaaaatacgAACAAGTTCTGCTAAGCATGGTAGATACTTTTTCctggaatatttttaacagagaaGACATGCATTCTTTAGGAAAATCCtgattctgtaattttatttgaGCTGGCTTATGCTGCAGTTATACATGCCTCTCAGTATAGTTCCACTTCAAAATGTTCAAGATGAATAGTTTAGATTTTCTGTAACATTACCTTTGAGGGCAGAGGAAAAACTCTCACTCATATTTTTGAGTACAAAGGATTGCTTGTGACACATGGAATGCTACCATAAAAGTGTTCTTAAATGGAATTTATTTAAGATGACTTGAAGTAACTGTGAAATTGTTGCATTCATCTGTGAACTCTTCAGTGTAAGGTACACTAAGAGGTTTATTTGTATTATACATTAATACTACATATAAACTGCTTCAGTTATAAATTTAAGCTTGTTTCACCAGTCTTACTGAACTTTAGGTTTAGTGTACTGACTTATGTGGTATGTAATTGGAGTATTTCCTCAACTAGGACTCACTGAAGCATTACCAGTTGTGAGGATTATTTGAAAAGACTGAGTAACTTTTCATAGGATTTTGACTTAATTGTGAAATTGAGTAAATACAACATCCAGTGACTGTGTTGTGACTTTCTTTAAAGAATCTCAGCTCAAAACCAGTATGTCTAGGctaagtgaaaaataatgttttttcttttgatatggTCTTACTATATGCTACCTTCAGATTTATTGTAGACTATGTGGTACATGAGGGTTTTATTCTGAGTTCTTACTCTGAACTGGTGGAGTAGGTGTAGGTGTTAAGTAAAAAGTTCTTAAAAGAAAGGGGTCTTCCAGTGGAAACAATTCATGAGCTGCTGCAATTTAAGTTGCCCAGAAAGCTAATTCTTTTCAATAAAAGTGTCTAAAACTTTGAGAACAAATTTCAAtaaacttgcctttttttttttttttttaaggtcattt
It contains:
- the TRIM23 gene encoding E3 ubiquitin-protein ligase TRIM23 isoform X3, with protein sequence MPGLPKVVLECGVCEDVFSLQGDKVPRLLLCGHTVCHDCLTRLPLHGRAVRCPFDRQVTELGDSGVWGLKKNFALLELLERLQNGPAGQCGTTEEAIGLSGESIIRCDEDEAHVASVYCTVCATHLCADCSQLTHSTKTLAKHRRVPLADKPHEKTMCSQHQVHAIEFVCLEEGCQASPLMCCVCKEYGKHQGHKHSVLEPEANQIRASILDMAHCIRTFTEEISDYSRKLVGIVQHIEGGEQIVEDGVGMAHTEHVPGTAENARSCVRAYFSDLHETLCRQEEMALSVVDAHVREKLIWLRQQQEDMTILLSQVSTACLHCEKTLQQDDCRVVLAKQEITRLLETLQKQQQQFTELADHIQLDASIPVTFTKDNRVHIGPKMEIRVVTLGLDGAGKTTILFKLKQDEFMQPIPTIGFNVETVEYKNLKFTIWDVGGKHKLRPLWKHYYLNTQAVVFVVDSSHRDRVSEAHSELAKLLTEKELRDALLLIFANKQVLVIFFHSVTLFLSFCIKFHFMNPMLWVGNGIGESIKHMFSLTLVKQVMLGCLVDSTAIFCFMVASSKCITV
- the TRIM23 gene encoding E3 ubiquitin-protein ligase TRIM23 isoform X2, with product MAALGVNRVVAGTGPDGSRGSGGSGRGPAGAAVKVLECGVCEDVFSLQGDKVPRLLLCGHTVCHDCLTRLPLHGRAVRCPFDRQVTELGDSGVWGLKKNFALLELLERLQNGPAGQCGTTEEAIGLSGESIIRCDEDEAHVASVYCTVCATHLCADCSQLTHSTKTLAKHRRVPLADKPHEKTMCSQHQVHAIEFVCLEEGCQASPLMCCVCKEYGKHQGHKHSVLEPEANQIRASILDMAHCIRTFTEEISDYSRKLVGIVQHIEGGEQIVEDGVGMAHTEHVPGTAENARSCVRAYFSDLHETLCRQEEMALSVVDAHVREKLIWLRQQQEDMTILLSQVSTACLHCEKTLQQDDCRVVLAKQEITRLLETLQKQQQQFTELADHIQLDASIPVTFTKDNRVHIGPKMEIRVVTLGLDGAGKTTILFKLKQDEFMQPIPTIGFNVETVEYKNLKFTIWDVGGKHKLRPLWKHYYLNTQAVVFVVDSSHRDRVSEAHSELAKLLTEKELRDALLLIFANKQDVAGALSVEEITELLSLHKLCCGHSWYIQGCDAQSGTGLYEGLDWLSRQLVAAGVLDVA
- the TRIM23 gene encoding E3 ubiquitin-protein ligase TRIM23 isoform X1; amino-acid sequence: MAALGVNRVVAGTGPDGSRGSGGSGRGPAGAAVKVLECGVCEDVFSLQGDKVPRLLLCGHTVCHDCLTRLPLHGRAVRCPFDRQVTELGDSGVWGLKKNFALLELLERLQNGPAGQCGTTEEAIGLSGESIIRCDEDEAHVASVYCTVCATHLCADCSQLTHSTKTLAKHRRVPLADKPHEKTMCSQHQVHAIEFVCLEEGCQASPLMCCVCKEYGKHQGHKHSVLEPEANQIRASILDMAHCIRTFTEEISDYSRKLVGIVQHIEGGEQIVEDGVGMAHTEHVPGTAENARSCVRAYFSDLHETLCRQEEMALSVVDAHVREKLIWLRQQQEDMTILLSQVSTACLHCEKTLQQDDCRVVLAKQEITRLLETLQKQQQQFTELADHIQLDASIPVTFTKDNRVHIGPKMEIRVVTLGLDGAGKTTILFKLKQDEFMQPIPTIGFNVETVEYKNLKFTIWDVGGKHKLRPLWKHYYLNTQAVVFVVDSSHRDRVSEAHSELAKLLTEKELRDALLLIFANKQVLVIFFHSVTLFLSFCIKFHFMNPMLWVGNGIGESIKHMFSLTLVKQVMLGCLVDSTAIFCFMVASSKCITV
- the TRIM23 gene encoding E3 ubiquitin-protein ligase TRIM23 isoform X4: MANLVLECGVCEDVFSLQGDKVPRLLLCGHTVCHDCLTRLPLHGRAVRCPFDRQVTELGDSGVWGLKKNFALLELLERLQNGPAGQCGTTEEAIGLSGESIIRCDEDEAHVASVYCTVCATHLCADCSQLTHSTKTLAKHRRVPLADKPHEKTMCSQHQVHAIEFVCLEEGCQASPLMCCVCKEYGKHQGHKHSVLEPEANQIRASILDMAHCIRTFTEEISDYSRKLVGIVQHIEGGEQIVEDGVGMAHTEHVPGTAENARSCVRAYFSDLHETLCRQEEMALSVVDAHVREKLIWLRQQQEDMTILLSQVSTACLHCEKTLQQDDCRVVLAKQEITRLLETLQKQQQQFTELADHIQLDASIPVTFTKDNRVHIGPKMEIRVVTLGLDGAGKTTILFKLKQDEFMQPIPTIGFNVETVEYKNLKFTIWDVGGKHKLRPLWKHYYLNTQAVVFVVDSSHRDRVSEAHSELAKLLTEKELRDALLLIFANKQVLVIFFHSVTLFLSFCIKFHFMNPMLWVGNGIGESIKHMFSLTLVKQVMLGCLVDSTAIFCFMVASSKCITV